From a region of the Saccharomyces paradoxus chromosome IV, complete sequence genome:
- the YCG1 gene encoding condensin subunit YCG1 (Subunit of the condensin complex~similar to YDR325W), translating to MQDPNGIDINTRIFNSVAEVFQKAQGSYAGHRKHIAVLKKIQSKAVEQGYEDAFNFWFDKLVTKVLPLKKNEIIGDRIVKLVAAFIASLDRELILAKKQNYELTNDEEGVFSRFVDQFIRHVLRGAESPDKNVRFRVLQLLAVIMDNIGEIDESLFNLLILSLNKRIYDREPTVRIQAVFCLTKFQDEEQTEHLTELSDNEENYEATRTLVASIQNDPSAEVRRAAMLNLINDNNTRPYILERARDVNIVNRRLVYSRILKSMGKNCFDDIQPHIFDQLIEWGLEDRESSVRNACKRLIAHDWLNALDGDLIELLEKLDVSRSSVCFKAIEALFQSRPDILSKIKFPESIWKDFTVEIAFLFRAFYLYCLDNNITEMLEENFPEASKLSEHLNHYILLRYHHDDIPNDFEGQFDNNILEFIIEQLLIAAERYDFSDEVGRRSMLTVVRNMLALTTLSEPLIKIGIRVMKSLSINEKDFVTMAIEIINDIRDDDIEKQEQEEKIKSKGSGRRKKISVDGEDENGTHHDAADDDEEDDNIASFHSAVENLVQGNDNVSESDIINNLPPEKEASSATIVLCLTRSSYMLELVNTPLTENILIASLMDTLITPAVRNTAPNIRELGVKNLGLCCLLDVKLAIDNMYILGMCVSKGNASLKYIALQVIVDIFSVHGNTVVDGEGKVDSISLHKIFYKVLKNNGLPECQVIAAEGLCKLFLADVFTDDDLFETLVLSYFSPVNSSNEALVQAFAFCIPVYCFSHPNHQQRMSRTAADILLRLCVLWDDLQSSIVPEVDRDAMLKPNIIFQQLLFWTDPRNLVNQTGSTKKDTVQLTFLIDVLKIFTQIEKKEIKKMIITNTNAIFLSPEHDYSTLKQLLEYSDDIAENDTLDNVSKNALDKLRNNLNLLIEEINERSENQTKDEHNMTNDQYSSILGNSFNKPSNDTMEHDVNTTNGDDTGLTKPTAKVSTANTNQINPRKRTRSETEQIDTSRDLENTFILDTSAVTKNVSFVLPEEKGDAMSVDEEGNNSESFTDVC from the coding sequence ATGCAAGATCCTAATGGCATTGACATTAATACGAGAATTTTCAACTCAGTTGCTGAGGTATTTCAGAAGGCACAGGGCTCTTATGCAGGACACAGGAAGCATATAGctgttttgaaaaaaattcagtcAAAGGCTGTTGAGCAAGGCTATGAAGATGCCTTTAACTTTTGGTTTGATAAATTAGTTACTAAGGTCTTGCCtctaaaaaagaatgagaTTATTGGAGACAGGATAGTAAAGTTAGTAGCTGCGTTTATAGCTTCTTTGGATAGGGAGTTGATATTAGccaaaaaacaaaactacGAGCTCacaaatgatgaagagggAGTGTTTTCAAGATTTGTTGATCAGTTTATAAGACACGTTTTGCGTGGTGCGGAAAGCCCTGACAAGAATGTCAGATTTAGAGTTTTACAGCTATTAGCTGTTATAATGGATAACATCGGTGAAATCGATGAATCacttttcaatttattgatattgtCTTTGAATAAAAGGATTTATGATAGGGAGCCAACAGTTAGAATACAGGCTGTGTTTTGTTTAACGAAATTTCAGGATGAAGAGCAAACTGAACATTTAACCGAGCTTTctgataatgaagaaaattatgaAGCTACGAGAACTTTAGTTGCTTCTATCCAGAACGATCCGTCAGCTGAGGTACGTAGGGCTGCAATGCTAAATCTGATCAATGACAATAATACCAGGCCTTATATTTTGGAGAGAGCTAGGGATGTAAACATCGTTAATAGAAGGCTCGTGTATTCAAGAATCTTAAAATCGATgggaaaaaattgtttcGATGATATTCAGCCACACATTTTTGATCAATTGATTGAGTGGGGGTTAGAAGATAGGGAATCCTCAGTAAGAAATGCATGTAAGAGGCTCATTGCTCATGACTGGTTAAATGCCCTGGATGGTGATTTGATAGAATTACTAGAAAAACTGGATGTTTCGAGATCCTCGGTATGTTTCAAGGCAATAGAAGCTCTCTTTCAATCAAGGCCAGATATTTTATCTAAAATCAAATTCCCTGAAAGTATTTGGAAAGACTTCACCGTAGAAATTGCCTTTCTCTTTCGGGCCTTTTATTTGTATTGTTTggataataatataacaGAAATGttggaagaaaactttCCAGAGGCCTCAAAACTATCTGAGCATTTGAACCACTATATTCTTCTCAGATATCATCACGATGATATTCCCAATGACTTTGAGGGGCAGTTTGATAATAACATTTTAGAGTTTATCATTGAGCAACTATTGATTGCTGCCGAAAGATATGATTTTAGCGATGAGGTTGGAAGGAGATCAATGCTCACAGTGGTAAGAAATATGTTGGCCTTAACTACACTGTCTGAACCTCTAATCAAGATTGGTATTCGTGTAATGAAAAGCCTGTCcataaatgaaaaagattttgTAACAATGGCGATAGAAATTATTAATGATATTAGagatgatgatattgaaaaacaagaacaagaggaaaaaataaagagcAAAGGAAGCGGCcgcagaaaaaaaatttctgtGGATGGAGAGGATGAAAACGGTACACATCATGATGCAGCagacgatgatgaagaagacgacAATATTGCATCCTTCCATTCCGCCGTAGAAAACTTAGTACAGGGAAACGACAACGTTTCGGAAAGTGACATAATAAATAATCTCCCACCTGAAAAGGAAGCGTCCTCAGCAACAATTGTTCTTTGTCTCACAAGATCATCATACATGCTAGAACTGGTTAACACTCCTTtaacagaaaatattttaatTGCATCGTTGATGGACACTTTGATTACACCGGCAGTTAGAAACACCGCACCAAACATTAGGGAACTTGGTGTTAAGAACCTTGGTTTATGTTGTCTCTTGGATGTTAAGTTGGCTATTGATAACATGTATATCTTAGGTATGTGTGTTTCCAAAGGTAATGCATCGTTAAAGTATATCGCGCTGCAAGTCATTGTGGATATCTTCTCTGTGCATGGGAATACTGTGGTAGATGGAGAAGGTAAAGTTGACTCAATTTCATTGCACAAGATATTTTACAAGGTTTTAAAGAACAATGGATTACCAGAGTGCCAGGTGATAGCAGCGGAAGGGCTATGTAAATTGTTTTTGGCAGACGTGTTcactgatgatgatttgtTCGAAACGTTGGTTTTGTCGTATTTTTCACCAGTAAACTCCTCAAACGAGGCTCTGGTACAGGCATTTGCCTTCTGTATCCCAGTCTATTGTTTTTCACATCCTAACCATCAACAACGTATGTCTAGAACAGCTGCAGACATACTTTTGAGACTATGTGTTCTTTGGGATGACTTGCAGAGTTCTATAGTACCTGAGGTTGACCGTGATGCTATGCTAAAACCCAACATAATATTTCAACAGTTGTTATTCTGGACTGATCCACGTAACTTAGTTAATCAGACAGGTTCTACGAAAAAGGATACGGTGCAGCTTACATTCTTGATCGATGtactcaaaatttttactcagattgagaagaaagaaataaagaaaatgatcATAACAAATACAAACGctatatttctttctcctGAACATGACTATTCTACTTTGAAACAACTTCTTGAGTATTCTGACGATATTGCAGAAAATGATACCCTAGACAATGTTAGCAAAAATGCTCTGGACAAGTTAAGGAACAATTtaaatttgttgattgAAGAGATCAATGAAAGGTCagaaaatcaaacaaaagatgAGCACAACATGACGAATGACCAATACTCGTCAATCTTGGGGAATTCCTTCAATAAACCTTCAAATGATACCATGGAACACGATGTTAATACAACTAATGGAGACGACACAGGTCTGACTAAACCAACTGCCAAGGTTTCTACAGCTAATACAAACCAAATTAACCCGAGGAAAAGAACGAGGTCAGAAACAGAGCAAATCGACACATCTAGAGACCTGGAGAACACGTTTATCCTGGACACTTCAGCTGTAACAAAAAATGTAAGTTTCGTCTTACCTGAAGAGAAAGGAGATGCAATGTCTGTGGATGAAGAAGGTAATAACTCAGAGTCCTTCACGGATGTCTGTTGA
- the YSP2 gene encoding Ysp2p (Protein involved in programmed cell death~similar to YDR326C): MGDEGSRKKRSFSDGHFFKKLKLMSRKKQPVVERSKTTRTRKESTNSAAKSSLSLRRGNNGRKTIAKRRVLTDIGSTNEGVAGNSVSNSPTHDSHKPHFSDSIPPLPLELPDIVSIRSSRSHISNKSNKNKHGIDLTFIPRRSLQNSKAGLKKLNTSPQGYFNIPVTIDRASEKVKHTDTKNTFNSSSSENERPVLSTLQKDDTQSTSHPAVDTMSAPSNITDNKEVENSSNSLFDTILSIAHSAISHVPKISALNTEIQRELSHSGESHKGSTRHSYLHHHHGQRQHPLAQQQGRLPVSENANQNPNDTVLIHSPSANTAHRSSSFLRHLDYLLSPTSGTTSDNHAQAEEEDDEEEFSPLSKAFLSPSTQLVPTNTSTTPLSDSLTPNNRNTNANSNSETENDNDRDDRSNVGKVKFQPLKVHEPAISTFGKGNLTLEAVAGSSDIDNTTIDLDENNTNNNNNNNPNASPTNLSHISKSNMSNNLGPKELNTSYRNSSYIDMARFENSQSNLSNHRARSKTLPANKALENAATDENNSKRNSRYSSYSNDMTFDDTEERKFRSMSKKFLNRRSFSPSNLGNKVIPGISLRNSFNKNRNSSSDFFSTNQGQQMPRTSTAGSGNIHAIMGLDSGNNDFKLQGIEYSSEKKNSEFHTLFKDCDINPNEKLIVDHSCALSRDILLQGRMYISDAHIGFFSNILGWVSTVFIPFKEIVQIEKKTTAGIFPNGIVIDTLHTKYIFASFMSRDATFDLITDVWNQIILGKKYRNGFASNDDGTLSDSSSAFFDDYDDNDDDGDLGDDDPDINSTDMTSSDDIDADIFNESNDLGKNQKSTNFLLGPNKHSPTTANFKPSSNDHLVVEANINAPLGKVVNLLYGEDVSYYERILKAQKNFEISPIPNNFLTKKIRDYAYTKPLSGSIGPSKTKCLITDTLEHYDLEDYVKVLSVTKNPDVPSGNIFSVKTVFLFSWDKNNSTKLTVYNSVEWTGKSWIKSMIEKGTFDGVADTTKVMISEIKKILSDEDSNINSKQQASNNESEEETVNLPTIGPPVHDPTEPDFQKGKDDTVIDEKINIPVPLGTVFSLLYGDDTSYVKKIIENQNNFNVCDIPKFVNNTREITYTKKLNNSFGPKQTKCIVTETIEHMDLNSFFMVKQIVRSPDVPYGSSFSVHTRFFYSWGDHNTTNMKVVTNVVWTGKSMLKGTIEKGSIDGQRSSTKQLVDDLKKIISNASSTKKRSRRRGKTMNKRKSSPSTTKNENNEENIEATSTKPSFFSVFSVLQQVNITSVQGIMTIISFFICLVFFFRLLFHSSNTSSIQIITPGKISINGNEYNYVPNFKTLYHVYEDNIIKDAHRKDSNKKNIVTDTEGLIWDWLIDRGNGTVQNGILSNRMKEGNGKKVKLVNEVSDHKIQQLVESIKITELQLQEMKELLAQTDNASVANQLL; the protein is encoded by the coding sequence ATGGGGGATGAAGGTTCTcgcaaaaaaagatcatttAGTGAtggtcattttttcaaaaaactgaaattgATGTCGAGGAAAAAGCAACCTGTTGTGGAAAGAAGTAAAACTACTCGTACGAGGAAAGAATCCACCAATTCCGCAGCAAAATCTTCGCTATCATTAAGAAGAGGCAACAATGGCAGAAAGACCATCGCTAAGAGAAGAGTGCTGACCGATATAGGCTCTACTAATGAAGGTGTTGCTGGTAACTCTGTCTCAAACTCACCTACTCATGATTCTCATAAACCTCATTTTAGTGATTCTATCCCACCACTGCCTTTAGAACTACCAGATATCGTTTCAATAAGGAGCAGTAGAAGTCATATTAGCAATAAGAGTAATAAGAACAAGCATGGTATAGACTTAACGTTCATACCTCGAAGATCGCTACAAAATTCCAAGGCCGGCctaaagaaattgaatacTTCTCCACAAGGTTATTTTAATATTCCGGTTACCATAGATAGAGCAAGTGAAAAAGTCAAACATACTGATACTAAAAACACGTTCAactcatcttcttctgagAATGAACGGCCAGTTTTAAGCACCTTACAGAAGGACGACACTCAAAGTACTTCGCATCCAGCTGTTGATACGATGTCTGCACCAAGTAATATTACCGATAATAAAGAAGTAGAGAATTCTTCAAACAGTTTATTTGATActattctttcaattgctCATAGTGCGATATCGCATGTCCCCAAAATTTCAGCCTTAAATACTGAAATACAACGTGAGTTATCGCACTCCGGTGAAAGCCATAAAGGTTCAACTCGTCATTCTTATTTACATCATCACCATGGACAGCGGCAACATCCCTTGGCACAACAGCAGGGGCGTCTGCCGGTTTCTGAAAATGCTAATCAAAATCCTAATGACACGGTACTCATTCATTCGCCCTCCGCCAACACAGCCCATCGCAGTTCATCTTTTTTGCGTCATTTAGATTATCTGCTATCCCCCACTTCTGGCACAACCTCTGATAACCATGCTCAAGCTGAGGAAGAGgatgatgaggaagaaTTTTCGCCCCTTTCTAAAGCATTTCTTTCGCCATCAACCCAACTTGTTCCTACAAACACATCCACTACGCCGCTTTCCGATTCATTGACACCTAACAATAGAAACACAAATGCAAATTCCAACTCTGAAACTGAGAATGACAATGACAGGGACGATAGATCAAATGTTGGCAAAGTGAAATTTCAACCCTTGAAAGTGCACGAGCCTGCAATTTCGACTTTTGGTAAAGGAAACTTAACTTTAGAGGCAGTGGCTGGATCCTCTGATATCGATAACACAACTATTGATCTGGACGAAAATAATAccaacaataacaacaacaataatcCGAATGCAAGTCCAACAAACTTGAGCCATATTAGCAAAAGTAACATGAGCAATAATCTAGGGCCCAAAGAATTGAACACAAGTTATCGTAATAGTAGCTATATTGATATGGCAAGGTTTGAAAATTCACAATCGAACCTCTCTAACCATAGGGCAAGAAGTAAGACTCTACCAGCAAATAAAGCGTTAGAAAATGCTGCAActgatgaaaataatagtaaACGAAATTCAAGATACTCTTCTTATTCCAACGACATGACTTTTGATGATActgaagaaagaaaatttagaAGTATgtccaaaaaattcttaaaCAGAAGATCGTTTTCACCATCGAACTTGGGCAATAAAGTGATCCCTGGAATTAGTTTAAGAAACTCATTTAACAAAAATAGGAATAGTAgttctgatttttttagtaCGAACCAGGGGCAACAAATGCCAAGAACAAGTACTGCAGGCTCAGGCAATATCCATGCAATAATGGGTTTGGATTCTGGCAATAATGATTTCAAGTTACAAGGTATTGAATATTCTtcagagaagaaaaacagtGAATTTCATAcccttttcaaagattGTGATATTAATCCTAACGAAAAATTAATTGTCGATCATAGTTGTGCTCTATCTCGTGATATTCTCTTACAAGGGAGGATGTATATATCTGACGCCCACATTGGATTTTTCTCAAACATTCTAGGATGGGTTAGTACAGTTTTCATTCCATTCAAGGAAATCGTTCAGATTGAGAAAAAGACCACGGCCGGAATTTTCCCCAATGGTATTGTAATTGATACATTGCATACAAAATACATCTTCGCCTCTTTTATGTCAAGAGATGCTACCTTTGATTTGATAACTGATGTATGGAATCAGATCATCTTAGGTAAAAAGTATAGGAATGGCTTCGCAAGTAATGACGATGGCACGTTAAGTGATTCGAGCAGTGCATTCTTTGATGATtatgatgataatgacgACGATGGAGACCTGGGAGATGACGATCCAGATATTAATAGCACAGATATGACATCTAGTGACGATATTGATgctgatatttttaatgaatCGAATGATCTTGgtaaaaatcaaaaatctACGAACTTTTTATTGGGTCCTAACAAACACTCTCCAACCACTGCTAATTTCAAACCTTCCAGCAATGACCATTTGGTTGTTGAAGCAAATATTAATGCGCCATTAGGAAAAGTGGTGAATCTGTTATATGGTGAAGACGTGTCTTACTATGAAAGAATCCTAAAAGCccagaaaaattttgagataTCGCCAATTCCTAACAATTTCCTCACGAAGAAAATTCGTGATTATGCATATACAAAACCTTTATCAGGTAGTATTGGTCCGAGTAAAACAAAATGTCTAATTACGGATACTTTAGAGCATTATGATTTGGAAGACTATGTTAAAGTACTCAGCGTTACTAAGAACCCGGATGTTCCTTCAGGAAATATCTTTTCAGTGAAGactgttttccttttctcttGGGATAAAAACAACTCGACCAAATTAACAGTTTACAACTCTGTCGAATGGACGGGTAAAAGTTGGATCAAGAGCATGATTGAAAAGGGAACATTTGATGGTGTTGCGGACACTACAAAGGTAATGATATCTGAgattaagaaaattttaagcGATGAAGATTCAAATATAAATTCAAAGCAGCAAGCCAGCAATAATGAATCAGAGGAAGAGACTGTCAATCTACCCACTATTGGACCTCCTGTTCATGATCCAACAGAACCcgattttcaaaaaggaaaagacGATACAgttattgatgaaaaaatcaatatcCCGGTTCCTTTGGGAACTGTGTTTTCACTATTATATGGTGATGATACATCTTAcgtcaaaaaaattatcgaaaatcaaaataacTTTAATGTTTGCGATATTCCAAAATTTGTGAATAACACAAGAGAGATTACCTataccaaaaaattgaacaattcATTCGGTCCGAAGCAAACTAAGTGTATAGTTACAGAGACCATCGAACACATGGATTTGAACAGTTTCTTTATGGTAAAACAAATAGTTAGATCTCCGGATGTTCCGTACGGTAGTTCATTCTCAGTGCACacaagatttttttattcttggGGTGATCACAATACAACAAATATGAAAGTTGTCACTAATGTTGTTTGGACGGGTAAATCCATGCTTAAAGGAACCATTGAGAAGGGTTCGATTGATGGACAAAGAAGTTCAACCAAGCAACTCGTAGATGATCTTAAGAAAATCATTTCCAATGCTAGTTCaacgaagaaaagatcGAGGAGAAGGGGCAAGACGatgaacaaaagaaaatcatcaCCGTCCACtactaaaaatgaaaacaatgaagaaaacatcGAAGCTACAAGTACCAAaccttcatttttttccgtTTTTTCCGTGCTGCAACAAGTGAACATAACTTCAGTTCAAGGAATTATGACGAtcatctctttttttatttgcttggttttcttctttagatTATTATTCCATTCTAGTAATACTTCCAGCATCCAGATTATTACTCCAGGAAAAATCTCAATTAATGGAAATGAATATAACTACGTTCCTAACTTTAAAACACTTTATCATGTCTACGAAGATAATATCATAAAGGATGCTCACCGTAAAGACTcgaataagaaaaacataGTCACCGATACAGAGGGTCTCATATGGGACTGGTTGATAGATCGTGGAAATGGAACCGTTCAAAATGGTATTTTGTCCAATCGTATGAAGGAAGGTAACGGCAAAAAGGTTAAGCTCGTAAATGAAGTCAGTGATCACAAAATACAGCAGCTAGTTGAATCTATAAAAATCACCGAATTGCAGCTgcaagaaatgaaagaattacTGGCCCAAACGGATAACGCATCAGTGGCTAACCAGTTActataa
- the SKP1 gene encoding SCF ubiquitin ligase subunit SKP1 (Evolutionarily conserved kinetochore protein~similar to YDR328C) — MVTSSVVLVSGEGERFTVDKKIAERSLLLKNYLNDMHDSNLQNNSDSESDSDSETNHKSKDNNNDDDDDDDDEIVMPVPNVRSSVLQKVIEWAEHHRDSNFPDEDDDDSRKSAPVDSWDREFLKVDQEMLYEIILAANYLNIKPLLDAGCKVVAEMIRGRSPEEIRRTFNIVNDFTPEEEAAIRRENEWAEDR; from the coding sequence ATGGTGACTTCTAGTGTTGTCCTAGTGAGTGGTGAAGGTGAGCGATTCACCGTAGACAAGAAAATTGCAGAGAGATCActtctattgaaaaactatCTGAACGATATGCATGACAGCAACCTACAAAACAACTCCGATTCAGAATCAGATTCAGACTCAGAGACAAACCATAAAAGCAAAGACAAcaacaatgatgatgatgacgacgatgacgaCGAGATCGTGATGCCCGTGCCCAATGTTCGGTCTTCTGTTTTGCAGAAGGTTATCGAATGGGCAGAGCACCACAGAGACTCCAACTTCCCTGACGAAGACGACGACGATTCCAGAAAGAGCGCTCCCGTGGACTCATGGGACAGAGAATTCCTGAAAGTGGACCAAGAGATGCTATACGAAATTATCCTGGCGGCAAACTACCTCAACATCAAACCTTTGCTTGACGCAGGTTGCAAGGTCGTTGCCGAGATGATTAGAGGAAGGTCTCCCGAGGAAATAAGAAGGACATTTAATATCGTCAACGACTTCACCCCAGAGGAGGAAGCTGCCATTAGACGTGAAAATGAATGGGCCGAAGACCGTTAG
- the PEX3 gene encoding Pex3p (Peroxisomal membrane protein (PMP)~similar to YDR329C): protein MPPDQRSRSLLQRHRGKLLISLTGIAALFTTGSVVVFFVKRWLYKQQLRITEQHFIKEQIKRRFEQTQEDSLYTIYELLPVWGMVLNENDLNLDSIVTQLKDQKNKSTRAKSNESGEASPLKTKAELWNELELKSLIKLVTVTYTVSSLILLTRLQLNILTRNEYLDSAIKLTMQQENCNKLQNRFYNWATSWWSDPEKRVGDAMAAKKSKKDGQEVYINEQAFLSLSWWILNKGWLRYNEIIANQIEVEFNGIHPRDTLTLEEFSSRLTNIFRNTNSQILQQNNNSLTSILLPQDSSGQEFLLSQTLDAEALTSFHSNTLVFNQLINELTQCIESTATSIVLESLINESFHFIMNKVGIKTMAKKKPGQEDQQHYQMAVFTMSMKDCCQEMLQTAVGSAHGGGVNEYLAALDSVQPLDDLSASVYSNFGVSSSFAFKD from the coding sequence ATGCCCCCAGATCAAAGATCACGTTCGCTTCTACAGAGACATCGAGGTAAATTACTCATTTCGTTGACTGGAATAGCTGCTCTGTTCACTACGGGGTCGGTGGTAGTGTTCTTCGTGAAGAGGTGGTTGTATAAGCAGCAGTTACGGATTACCGAACAGCACTTCATTAAAGAGCAGATCAAAAGAAGGTTTGAGCAGACGCAAGAAGATTCATTGTACACGATATACGAGCTGCTACCTGTATGGGGAATGGTTTTGAATGAAAACGATTTGAATTTGGACAGCATCGTTACCCAATTAAAAGACCAAAAAAACAAGTCCACCAGAGCAAAGTCTAATGAAAGCGGAGAAGCTTCACCGTTGAAGACCAAGGCTGAGCTGTGGAACGAGTTAGAACTAAAGAGTTTGATCAAGCTGGTTACAGTAACATACACAGTGTCGTCACTGATCCTTTTAACTAGACTACAACTAAATATCTTGACAAGAAACGAGTATCTGGACTCCGCAATAAAATTAACTATGCAGCAGGAAAACTGCAACAAACTCCAGAATAGGTTTTATAACTGGGCCACATCGTGGTGGAGCGATCCGGAGAAGAGAGTGGGTGATGCAATGGCAGCAAAGAAGTCAAAGAAAGACGGCCAGGAAGTGTATATTAATGAACAAGCCTTCCTATCACTATCGTGGTGGATTCTAAATAAAGGTTGGCTGAGGTACAACGAAATAATTGCAAATCAAATCGAAGTTGAATTCAACGGTATACACCCAAGAGATACCTTAACACTAGAGGAATTTAGTTCTCGTCTCACCAATATATTCCGAAACACAAATTCCCAAATACTCCagcaaaataataacagcCTCACTTCGATTTTGCTTCCTCAAGATTCCAGTGGGCAGGAGTTCCTTCTTTCGCAGACACTTGACGCGGAAGCGTTAACAAGTTTCCACTCCAACACGCTAGTTTTTAATCAATTAATAAACGAACTGACTCAATGTATTGAAAGCACAGCAACATCCATAGTGTTAGAATCCCTAATAAACGAATCATTCCACTTCATAATGAACAAGGTTGGAATAAAGACAATGGCCAAGAAGAAACCTGGACAAGAAGATCAGCAACACTACCAAATGGCCGTTTTCACTATGTCCATGAAGGACTGTTGCCAAGAAATGCTTCAAACAGCTGTGGGATCTGCCCATGGCGGCGGAGTGAACGAATACCTGGCCGCGTTGGATTCCGTGCAGCCGCTCGACGATCTGAGTGCTAGTGTGTACAGCAATTTTGGCGTTTCCAGCTCGTTCGCCTTCAAGGATTGA
- the UBX5 gene encoding DNA protein crosslink repair co-factor UBX5 (UBX domain-containing protein that interacts with Cdc48p~similar to YDR330W), with translation MSEGKIDEFMAITGADDAAIATQFIEMADGNLDTAISLFFENGGAALLSSNNTPAPSNSAPMASISADANADAQLAERLQREAYQQQQPEQDYVRPPDEARHEVLTETSGFPISYGGIGGRFEPLHRVNDMFDEGRPESIFNQRLDATNTNTYINDNSSDSLESEVENDDDEYEYVEEPVIELDEDGNIKEYTKLVRKPKFISKEQKLALLFKPPFSIMSKLDLDAAKQKARTKQKWIMINIQDSGIFQCQALNRDLWSSRPVKTIIKENFIFLQYQYESRNAQPYLQFYHLNNKDDLPHIAILDPITGERVKQWNRVVPIPEQFISEINEFLASFSLDPKVTNPTVNEPPPKVDPTTLTEEQQMELAIKESLNNNSVESNQEEVPNTGEGQKQVQEMDPFSTIEARVHPEPPNKPGITTRIQIRTGDGSRLVRRFNALEDTVRTIYEVIKTEMDGFVDSRFTLNDHQREDLIDKLNMTIADAGLKNSSLLVEKLDPE, from the coding sequence ATGTCAGAGGGAAAGATAGACGAATTCATGGCCATCACTGGCGCTGATGACGCAGCCATTGCCACTCAATTCATCGAAATGGCAGACGGTAACTTGGACACTGCCATATCATTGTTTTTCGAAAATGGTGGAGCTGCTTTACTGAGTAGTAATAATACGCCAGCTCCATCCAATTCAGCTCCTATGGCATCTATCTCAGCAGATGCAAATGCAGATGCACAATTGGCGGAGAGGCTACAAAGGGAAGCttatcaacaacaacagccCGAGCAAGATTATGTCAGGCCACCTGATGAGGCAAGACATGAAGTACTTACTGAGACTTCAGGATTCCCAATTTCTTATGGCGGCATTGGGGGAAGGTTTGAGCCATTGCATAGGGTAAACGATATGTTTGATGAAGGAAGACCGGAAAGCATTTTTAATCAACGGTTGGATGCCACAAACACTAATACATACATCAATGATAACTCTTCAGATTCTTTGGAGTCTGAAGTGGAAAACGATGACGACGAATATGAGTATGTGGAAGAGCCGGTTATCGAACTTGACGAAGACGGCAACATTAAGGAGTATACCAAATTAGTGAGAAAGCCTAAATTTATTTCTAAGGAGCAGAAGTTGGCTTTATTGTTTAAGCCTCCATTTTCGATTATGTCCAAACTCGATTTAGACGCCGCAAAGCAAAAGGCAAGGACGAAGCAAAAATGGATAATGATTAACATTCAGGATTCAGGAATCTTTCAATGCCAAGCCCTCAACAGGGATTTGTGGTCGTCCAGACCGGTAAAAACTATTATCAAagagaatttcatttttttacagTATCAATATGAATCTCGTAATGCTCAGCCCTATCTACAGTTTTATCACTTGAATAATAAGGATGATTTACCTCATATCGCCATACTGGATCCAATCACTGGTGAACGTGTCAAGCAATGGAATAGGGTTGTTCCCATTCCAGAACAATTCATCTCGGAAATTAATGAGTTTTTAGCCTCATTTTCGCTAGATCCCAAGGTCACTAATCCTACGGTTAATGAACCTCCTCCTAAAGTGGATCCAACAACTTTAACTGAAGAGCAACAAATGGAATTAGCCATCAAAGAGTCACTAAATAACAACTCGGTCGAATCAAACCAAGAAGAAGTACCGAATACTGGTGAAGGACAGAAACAAGTACAAGAAATGGATCCATTTAGTACAATTGAAGCCAGAGTACATCCAGAACCGCCGAATAAACCAGGAATCACCACAAGAATTCAAATACGTACCGGTGATGGCTCCAGACTAGTTCGTAGATTCAATGCTCTGGAGGACACCGTGCGTACTATTTATGAGGTTATCAAGACAGAAATGGATGGTTTTGTGGATTCAAGATTCACACTGAATGATCATCAAAGAGAGGATTTAATTGATAAACTAAATATGACCATAGCGGACGCCGGCTTAAAAAATAGTTCTCTACTAGTTGAGAAACTTGATCCCGAGTAG